The Candidatus Margulisiibacteriota bacterium DNA window TAATTTTGTTTGTAGCTGAAGGCTGCCATTCATTTATCACAGCTTCACAAATTTGCAAAGCGAATTCAGGCTCAGTACCCGTAAAACTTTCCGGAGAATATTCGAGTTGCACTTCCAGACCGGACTTGCCTGCGTATTTTTTTATCCAGCGCACACCCTCCAGAGCAATGGCAATTATTTCTTTTTTATCCTTGCGAAATACAATACGACGCTGGTTTTCCGATGTTGGATTATAAAGATGGACTATCGGTTTGTGAGCACCGGAAAGCGCCTCTATTGTTCTGGCAATCAGATGTTCCCTGGACTGCACCAGTACCTGTATTCTTACGTCCTCAGGTATATGCTGATTTTCAATCAATGTGCGAATAAAATCAAATTCCACTTGAGCAGCCGAAGGAAAACCGGCCTCAATTTCCTTAAAACCGATTTTTACCAATAACTTAAAGAAATCCAGTTTTTCCTGCAGGCTCATAGGAGTTATCAAGGCCTGATTGCCATCCCTCAGGTCTACACTACACCATATCGGTGCATTATTAAGTTGTTTATCGGGCCATGTTCTGCTTGCCAGTTGCATTGCCGGATATGAACTATACTTATTAATCGTAACCTTATTCATGATTCGCCTCCTCGCCTCACCCCCTTTTGAAAGGGGTTATATTGGCTTTTTATAATATCCTCCCTTTTGGGGAGAAATTTTACTAATAATAAATGTTGAAATACTGGATTGTTTCGCCTTTTCAGGCGAGTAAAAGCAGGTTTAATAAAACTATTACGTATCTTCTGACGTTTACCACTAAACACTCCTTAACGAGTAATTTAATACTATATTCAATCAAAACAGTTGTCAAGGACCCGGCAGGAGTTAAAAGAATCCCTCTGTCATCATCCTTATAACAATTATCGATATAATCCAGCAAAAATTGCAGCTTGTTTATTTTTGTTGAAATTTATTAAGAAATTTCACGATAAATATTCGGTTATTAGTAAAAGGAGTACTTATGTTTTATAAAATTATCAGTAATTGCAGTATTATAGAATGGAACGCAAAATTCGGATATCCAGGTTCATTTGATCCCTGGACCAAAGGCCACCTTTCTGTAATCACTTCTCTCCTGGATAAAGACCCTGACGCCAAGATTGAAATAATCATCGCCAAAAATCCCGACAAAGCCGGCCTCTTTTTGCCTGAAGAAAGAAAATTCATTATTGAAAACAGTATACCCCAAAAATATCTTGATCGTGTCCGTGTAACGATAGTTCAAGGAATAGTGGCAAGTTATATGTTTGAAAATAATATACCATATTTTATAAAGGGGATCAGGGATTCAAAGGATTACTCTTATGAAACAGAGCTTGCACTGCTTAACAACACACTTTACGGTTCACCTCTCACCCTGCTGATACCTCAAATGGATATGGGATTAAGCCATGTAAGCTCCAGTAACCTAAAACTGCTGACCAATATCGGTGTACCGTTAGACAGATATGCGCCAGCCTATGTGCGAGAACTTTTGAAAATGAAAACAACAGGGAAACTGATGATCGGGGTTACAGGAGGTATATCATCAGGGAAATCTACACTCTGCAAAACTCTCAGCACATATTCTATGGACAAAGACACTCCAATTCATTATATAAATATGGATGCGTTGGGGCATGTTATTCTTACTGAAAAAGAAAATGTATTGCCCCTGTATAAGAAAGTCAGGTCCGCAATCGCAGAAATGTTCGGACATAACGTGCTGGAAGCAGATGGAACAATTAACAGGAAACTATTGGGCGACATAGTTTTCGCAGACAAAAATAAATTAGACCAGCTTACTGACCTGATGCTGGAACCTATATTATTTCTTATGGGAAAAAGAATTCAAAAAATTAAAACAGGTATAATATTTTTAGAAAGTGCAATTCTGGTTGACCGCAAATTAACCGAACTCGTGGATGAAAATATGATTATTGTAGCTGTAGACAAAGATGTCCAGAAACAAAGAATGATTGAGATCAGGGGGCTGGAACCAGAACAGGCTGACAAACGCATAGAATCACAGCTGCCTCAGGATGCAGTCAGACAATCAATCGCGGATTTGCAGACAAACAACTATGACCGCTTGCTTCTGCAGCTATCCGGAAATGAAGATTTAAACATGGACACAATTGAATATTTTTATTATCAATTAAAAAATGAATATATCAGACGTAACTATACACGCAGAGACAATATGATATATATAATTCCAGAATTAAAATTAAAAAATGACAAGCTTTTTCTAGATGAAATCGCGCGTTTACACCAGATACCTGAACGAGGATATCATACAATAATGCATGTAATGGAAATGCTTTGTTGGTTCCACCAGATAAAGGATAAACTGGAACATCCCCTGGAAGTATATCTGGCAATTATTTTCCATGACATCATATATGATGCCGCGCTTAAAGATAATGAGGAACAAAGTGCAGAACTGGCCAAGAAGCTCATTACCAAACATGTAATGAATGAAGACATAAATGTGGACTTGATTGTAAGATTGATACAATTGTCCGCCAAACATCTTGAAGATTTAAAGGACTTAACAAACGACGAGAAAATCTTTCTGGACATGGACATGGGTATATTTGCAGCACCGAAAAAAAGACTTCTGACCTGTGAAGGCGGGGTATATAAAGAATATGGGAAGATCTATCCCCTGGAAGCATATATTAAAGGTAGATCAATGTTTTTAAACAGTCTGTTACTACCTGAAAAATCCATTTTCAGATCAGAATTATTCAAAGAAAAATATGAAGATTTGGCCAAAGCAAATATCAAATATCTTTTAACCCAGGTATATGCTGAAAATCCAATATATATAAAACAGACAATTTAATTAAAAAAGTTATGATCCAGGAATATATTTGGTTATTTTTAATTAGTATTGTAAAATCTATCTATGACAAACAGGATCAAAGGATTCTTCATAAGTTTAATAATTGTTCTGGGCTTAAACGGTTGTAATAATATCCCGACTTCATCCAAAATCGAAAAGGCTTTAAAACAGGGTAATTCGCAAAAAGCACTTAATCTGCTGCAAAATGAAGAGAGTCAAGAAGACCTGGCCGCAAACGGAAAAATTTTATTGGTCTCGGCAATTCAAAATAACCGGATAAATGTTATCAG harbors:
- a CDS encoding 2-isopropylmalate synthase, producing MNKVTINKYSSYPAMQLASRTWPDKQLNNAPIWCSVDLRDGNQALITPMSLQEKLDFFKLLVKIGFKEIEAGFPSAAQVEFDFIRTLIENQHIPEDVRIQVLVQSREHLIARTIEALSGAHKPIVHLYNPTSENQRRIVFRKDKKEIIAIALEGVRWIKKYAGKSGLEVQLEYSPESFTGTEPEFALQICEAVINEWQPSATNKI
- the coaE gene encoding dephospho-CoA kinase (Dephospho-CoA kinase (CoaE) performs the final step in coenzyme A biosynthesis.) — its product is MFYKIISNCSIIEWNAKFGYPGSFDPWTKGHLSVITSLLDKDPDAKIEIIIAKNPDKAGLFLPEERKFIIENSIPQKYLDRVRVTIVQGIVASYMFENNIPYFIKGIRDSKDYSYETELALLNNTLYGSPLTLLIPQMDMGLSHVSSSNLKLLTNIGVPLDRYAPAYVRELLKMKTTGKLMIGVTGGISSGKSTLCKTLSTYSMDKDTPIHYINMDALGHVILTEKENVLPLYKKVRSAIAEMFGHNVLEADGTINRKLLGDIVFADKNKLDQLTDLMLEPILFLMGKRIQKIKTGIIFLESAILVDRKLTELVDENMIIVAVDKDVQKQRMIEIRGLEPEQADKRIESQLPQDAVRQSIADLQTNNYDRLLLQLSGNEDLNMDTIEYFYYQLKNEYIRRNYTRRDNMIYIIPELKLKNDKLFLDEIARLHQIPERGYHTIMHVMEMLCWFHQIKDKLEHPLEVYLAIIFHDIIYDAALKDNEEQSAELAKKLITKHVMNEDINVDLIVRLIQLSAKHLEDLKDLTNDEKIFLDMDMGIFAAPKKRLLTCEGGVYKEYGKIYPLEAYIKGRSMFLNSLLLPEKSIFRSELFKEKYEDLAKANIKYLLTQVYAENPIYIKQTI